The proteins below come from a single Lepidochelys kempii isolate rLepKem1 chromosome 20, rLepKem1.hap2, whole genome shotgun sequence genomic window:
- the SOAT2 gene encoding sterol O-acyltransferase 2: protein MQVSGLEQPGACHWCLGLEQRVPCHSRVRVPGGGVWHVTAMWVARYIVVTMWHFRPVCPGPGNIEQQDSVTSLIQWRRHMEAVKSELLEHMQGQLGDLLDKAVEEAARSYPQPPRKGRLEREDRGSLLEKRKVFVDRQSLLDELMETEHFRTIYHMFIAMLCVFIVSTVAVDFIDQGSLILDFELFIFAFEHLPTVLATWLVMFLYTLLVPYKALQLWAGSYHTVRFPRPFTAILWGALLACHAAMLGFYPVYTVIQHQLPLAYRFIVILEQIRFLMKSHSFLREAVPGIIHAKPLDEEVKLPALSTYLYFLFCPTLIYRESYPRTPYIRWKYVAQNFAKFLGCLFYSYFILERLCIPIFTNMSKQPFSIKMLVLSIFNATLPGTFLLLLSFFAFLHCWLNAFAEMLRFADRTFYKDWWNSTSFATYYRTWNVVVHDWLYYYVYQDLFWLFRGRSRVAAMLSVFIMSAIVHEYVITLCFGFFYPVMFTLFAIIGVIFNFLLNDKRKSPIWNIIMWTCLFIGQGIQVCLYCQEWYAQIHCPLEQNTFWGLVTPRSWSCRS from the exons ATGCAGGTGTCGGGGCTGGAGCAGCCTGGGGCATGTCACTGGTGCCTGGGGCTAGAGCAGCGTGTGCCATGTCACAGCCGTGTGCGGGTGCCTGGTGGTGGCGTGTGGCATGTTACAGCCATGTGGGTTGCCCGGTACATTGTGGTGACCATGTGGCATTTCAGACCCGTGTGCCCAGGCCCAg GGAACATCGAGCAACAGGACAGTGTCACCAGCCTCATCCAATGGAGGAGACACATGGAG GCGGTGAAGTCGGAGCTGCTGGAGCACATGCAGGGGCAGCTCGGAGACCTGCTGGACAAGGCCGTGGAGGAGGCTGCGCGGTCCTACCCGCAACCCCCCAGGAAGGGCCGGCTGGAGAGAGAGGATAG AGGCTCCCTGCTGGAAAAGCGGAAGGTGTTCGTCGACCGGCAGTCGCTGCTCGA CGAGCTGATGGAGACGGAGCACTTCCGAACCATCTACCACATGTTCATCGCCATGCTCTGCGTCTTCATCGTCAGCACTGTTGCGGTGGACTTCATTGACCAAGGGAG cttAATCCTGGACTTTGAGCTCTTCATCTTTGCCTTCGAGCATCTCCCCACAGTGCTGGCCACCTGGCTGGTCATGTTCCTCTACACCCTGCTGGTCCCCTACAAAGCCCTGCAGCTGTGGGCTGGCTCCTACCACACCGTGCGCTTCCCCCGCCCCTTCACTGCCATCCTCTGGGGGGCGCTGCTGGCTTGCCACGCTGCCATGCTTGGCTTCTACCCCGTCTACACGGTGATCCAGCACCAGCTCCCACTCGCATACAGGTTCATCGTCATCCTCGAGCAG ATCCGGTTCCTGATGAAAAGCCATTCGTTCCTGCGGGAGGCCGTACCCGGCATCATCCATGCCAAGCCGCTGGACG AGGAGGTGAAGCTGCCTGCGTTGTCAACGTACTTGTATTTTCTGTTCTGCCCCACGCTGATCTACAGAGAGAGCTACCCCAG gacCCCTTACATCCGGTGGAAATACGTCGCTCAGAACTTCGCCAAG TTCCTGGGCTGCCTCTTCTATAGTTATTTCATCCTGGAGCGCCTCTGCATCCCCATCTTCACCAACATGAGCAAGCAGCCCTTCAGCATCAAGATGCTGGTGCTGTCCATCTTCAACGCCACCCTTCCAG GGaccttcctgctgctcctgtcGTTTTTCGCATTCCTGCACTGCTGGCTCAATGCCTTCGCCGAGATGCTGCGCTTTGCGGACCGGACCTTCTACAAg GACTGGTGGAACTCCACGTCCTTCGCCACCTACTACCGGACGTGGAACGTGGTGGTTCACGACTGGCTTTACTACTATGTCTACCAGGACCTGTTCTGG ctctTCAGAGGGAGGTCCCGGGTCGCAGCCATGCTGTCAGTCTTCATCATGTCCGCCATCGTCCACGAATACGTCATCACCCTCTGCTTTGGCTTCTTCTACCCCGTCATGTTCACCCTCTTTGCCATCATTGGAG TGATCTTCAACTTCCTGCTGAACGACAAGCGGAAGAGCCCGATCTGGAACATCATCATGTGGACCTGCCTCTTCATCGGCCAGGGCATCCAGGTGTGCTTGTACTGCCAGGAGTGGTATGCCCAGATCCACTGCCCGCTCGAGCAG AATACGTTCTGGGGGCTGGTGACGCCACGCTCCTGGTCCTGCCGCAGCTAG
- the LOC140900702 gene encoding uncharacterized protein has product MEMGEQVLHILEDLGEEEFKKFKFYLLHGGMAPHIRRGKLDGASRIQVAELLMQTYPQEALDITNQVLCNIPRLDLVQGHQLQTGGDAGNSGDDANRSEAVNSGARASELQAYERQSLVSEQQLMQLAGKMGKSWKQIGIEFLGLENHCLEQIEENNPGNTKLRAFSMFLEWRKRARQEATVICLLSILSQDGVPLQPEDLDCLRDTGRA; this is encoded by the exons ATGGAGATGGGTGAGCAGGTGCTGCACATCCTGGAGGATCTGGGAGAGGAGGAGTTCAAGAAGTTCAAGTTTTACCTGCTCCATGGGGGCATGGCTCCCCACATACGCCGCGGGAAGCTGGACGGCGCCTCCCGCATCCAGGTGGCTGAGCTGCTGATGCAGACATACCCCCAGGAAGCGCTAGACATCACCAACCAGGTGCTGTGCAATATCCCAAGGCTGGACCTGGTCCAGGGCCACCAGCTCCAGACAGGAGGAGATGCTGGGAACAGTGGCGATGATGCAAATCGCAGTGAGGCTGTGAATAGCGGCGCCAGGGCAAGTGAGCTGCAGGCCTACG agaGGCAGagtctggtttcagagcagcagctgatgcagctggcagggaaaatgggcaaGTCCTGGAAGCAGATCGGCATCGAGTTTCTGGGCCTGGAGAATCACTGTCTGGAGCAGATCGAGGAGAACAATCCCGGCAACACCAAACTGCGAGCTTTCAGCATGTTCTTGGAGTGGAGGAAACGAGCGAGGCAGGAGGCCACTGTCATCTGCCTTCTCTCCATCCTGTCCCAGGACGGGGTGCCCCTCCAGCCCGAGGACCTCGACTGCCTCCGGGACACAGGCAGGGCCTAA